A genomic segment from Acyrthosiphon pisum isolate AL4f chromosome A3, pea_aphid_22Mar2018_4r6ur, whole genome shotgun sequence encodes:
- the LOC103308723 gene encoding CCAAT/enhancer-binding protein zeta — translation MSSSETDSELEDGAGYDQLYSDSDADDIDLPKWYENLPTFGNCTKLSASEIEALRFEAEKVLEHQPLANQKKSWITEIAKQGTYSDKIAALTIKIQEDPLHNIAALQNLVHMVKIGKKQQCSLVIDSLTELFTRVLLKTELLSFEHQPLSELSKVDDLKQRKLLLSSWLFEEKLKNLYSGFVEALSTVGLDSVPVNREKSISAMYKLLINSTECEMQIIKYLVNKFGDTVHKVASKAMYTLRLVLKHRPNLNLTIFEEVRKLLFRSNINQRAQYYGICFLTQIDTKEMAKDVIELYLSFFKACVKTGAIDSRLIGALLFGVNKSYPHVKSGIQPEQIQTMYKIVHLAPFNISLQALLLIRQLENNDRYYSALYKKIFDERLITTSHQAICIHLIYKSIWDDKCKERMVAFMKRIFQMCLYCPVPLIAGIFCMSSRLMKKHKGITGKPIFEDVKTDIPKPLAILNDTIKNEEVEEEKYFDVQSNLTDSTETPLKSSWYHVKAPQVIKEPELPQGPKEREIINYYDYTARNPRYSGGEHAVLAELIPLSRHYHPTVATFANRIISGKSIYYDGNPLADFTLLHFLDRFSFKNPKKPREGQGEENEELFRSVGTSRKHYVPKGLKSMSVVSEEYLRHEEKQIPLDEVFLYKYLKQRPKQNKKHAENPDEDGFSDVDSVNSDDFNELLDGMMGAKKKKKYDFSRGFEKEKSKRVKKPIEEESESDDDDDDDDFAVPRKSKNLADLAVPAEKFAAMLDAAGKKKSGGRDDLLIRDNASTKQLDWEKKKSGGKRKRLEDGRKNRKRHNIQNR, via the coding sequence ATGAGTTCGTCGGAGACGGATAGCGAGTTGGAAGACGGTGCCGGATATGACCAACTGTACTCGGACTCCGATGCCGACGACATCGATTTGCCGAAATGGTATGAAAACTTACCGACGTTCGGTAATTGCACCAAACTTTCGGCGTCCGAAATCGAAGCCCTGCGATTCGAAGCGGAAAAAGTATTGGAACATCAGCCACTGGccaatcaaaaaaaatcatggATTACCGAAATTGCCAAACAGGGTACGTATTCGGACAAAATCGCAGCGCTCACCATAAAGATCCAAGAAGATCCATTGCACAATATCGCCGCATTGCAAAATCTCGTGCACATGGTAAAAATTGGCAAAAAGCAACAGTGTTCTCTCGTCATTGATTCCTTAACGGAATTGTTCACCAGAGTATTGTTGAAAACCGAACTGTTATCTTTTGAGCACCAGCCATTGAGCGAGTTGTCAAAAGTGGATGATTTGAAACAACGTAAGCTGTTGCTTAGCTCTTGGTTATTCGAAGAGAAACTGAAAAATTTGTATAGTGGTTTTGTCGAAGCTCTAAGCACTGTCGGTTTAGACTCTGTACCAGTAAATCGTGAAAAAAGTATTTCAGctatgtacaaattattaatcaatagcACTGAATGTGAAATGCAGATCATTAAATACCTCGTGAATAAATTTGGTGATACAGTGCATAAGGTCGCATCAAAAGCTATGTATACATTGCGGCTTGTTTTAAAACATCGACCAAATCTTAATCTAACTATTTTTGAAGAAGTTAGAAAATTACTATTTCGTTCAAACATCAATCAAAGAGCTCAATACTatggtatttgttttttaactcAAATTGACACTAAAGAAATGGCAAAAGATGTAATTGAACTTTACTTGTCATTCTTTAAAGCGTGTGTGAAAACTGGAGCGATTGATTCACGGCTCATCGGAGCTTTACTGTTCGGTGTCAATAAATCGTATCCACATGTAAAAAGTGGTATTCAACCAGAACAAATACAAACAATGTATAAGATTGTTCATTTAGCACCATTCAACATCTCTTTACAAGCCTTGTTATTAATCAGgcaattggaaaataatgataggtactatagtgcactatataaaaaaatatttgatgagAGATTGATCACTACATCGCATCAAGCTATATGTATTCACTTAATTTACAAATCCATTTGGGATGATAAATGTAAAGAACGTATGGTGGCTTTTATGAAGCGTATATTTCAAATGTGCTTATATTGTCCAGTTCCTTTAATAGCTGGAATATTTTGTATGTCATCCCGATTAATGAAGAAACACAAAGGAATCACTGGTAAACCTATATTTGAAGATGTTAAAACTGATATTCCAAAACCATTAGctattttaaatgatacaattaaaaatgaagaagtcgaagaagaaaaatattttgatgtacaaTCGAATTTAACAGATTCAACTGAAACACCTTTAAAATCTTCCTGGTATCACGTTAAAGCTCCTCAAGTAATAAAAGAACCTGAGCTACCGCAAGGGCCCAAGGAAAgagaaattataaactattatgatTATACTGCTAGAAATCCAAGATATTCAGGAGGTGAACATGCAGTTTTAGCTGAACTTATTCCTTTAAGTCGACACTATCATCCTACTGTTGCAACTTTTGCTAATAGAATAATATCTGgtaaatctatttattatgATGGCAATCCTCTAGCGGATTTTACCTTATTACATTTTCTTGATcggttttcatttaaaaacccTAAAAAACCAAGAGAAGGACAGGGTGAAGAAAACGAAGAACTATTTAGATCAGTCGGTACTTCTCGAAAACACTATGTTCCTAAAGGGTTAAAAAGCATGTCTGTAGTCAGTGAAGAATATTTAAGACATGAAGAAAAACAAATACCCTTAGATGAAGTATTCTTATACAAATACTTAAAACAAAGAccaaaacagaataaaaaacaTGCTGAAAATCCTGATGAAGATGGTTTTAGTGATGTTGACAGTGTTAACAGTGATGATTTCAATGAGTTATTAGATGGCATGATGGGTgctaagaaaaagaaaaagtatGATTTTTCACGTGGTTTTGAGAAGGAAAAATCTAAAAGAGTTAAGAAGCCCATCGAGGAGGAATCTGAaagtgacgacgacgacgacgacgatgatttTGCTGTTCCACGAAAATCTAAAAACTTGGCAGATCTAGCTGTGCCTGCAGAAAAGTTTGCAGCAATGTTGGATGCAGCTGGGAAAAAAAAATCTGGCGGAAGAGATGACTTATTAATAAGGGACAATGCTTCAACAAAACAACTAGATTGGGAAAAAAAGAAAAGCGGTGGAAAGCGCAAGAGATTAGAAGATGGTAGAAAAAACAGAAAacgacataatatacaaaaccgATGA